A DNA window from Macadamia integrifolia cultivar HAES 741 chromosome 4, SCU_Mint_v3, whole genome shotgun sequence contains the following coding sequences:
- the LOC122075404 gene encoding protein DMR6-LIKE OXYGENASE 1, translated as MKKPKAKGDEEKEERNDDVILGSLRNAGDMPSLLLTLLFLSRVDGIVIIETEEPNSSHDHLLSFSFTSHSSSPMAASPEALPGRPPDFRAPPPSPVANAGSRRSGVVNDDELTEFLEQSTRVPDLVLPDLLFPRQISIQSMPQIDFRSLMSVDDDNSIDISNVIESAAAIGCFQIVNHGISQDSVGSVLVAATEIFRLSPENKAIASRSSGKLYGFEEFSGDEDASDGGDACEEFVWFRDDGLTSVMEGIWPNGYSNFSQRMEILSKAIEEVAIRVLQVLSGSNLRNSTNGIESVKGLHENVGSICCLYKHCRNINAANKWLSSLKSDILRMLIKGSDYSHALCVHLCDGASDFHVYSKKGWMSFCPEKDAIIVTIGDQLQAWSGGRYRNVIGRPIFKVEEESISLSFLISPATVGQTSQRNTEKTISVGQQAIFAIIFTLLGHLFIHIYQKF; from the exons ATGAAAAAGCCAAAAGCAAAAGGAgatgaggaaaaggaagaacGCAATGATGATGTGATTCTCGGATCTCTGAGGAACGCCGGAGACATGCCATCATTGCTTCTAACTTTGCTTTTCCTTTCTCGTGTCGATGGAATTGTTATAATAGAAACTGAAGAACCTAATTCAAGCCATGATCATCTTCTCAGCTTCAGTTTtacttctcattcttcttctccaatggCAGCATCGCCGGAAGCTCTGCCAGGAAGGCCGCCGGACTTCCGTGCTCCACCACCTTCTCCAGTCGCCAACGCAGGTAGTCGTCGATCTGGTGTGGTAAACGATGACGAGCTTACTGAATTCTTGGAGCAGTCCACTCGAGTTCCTGACCTCGTCTTGCCCGATCTTCTCTTCCCTCGACAAATCTCGATACAGAGCATGCCTCAGATCGACTTCCGATCATTGATGTCTGTGGACGACGATAATTCTATTGATATCTCAAACGTTATAGAATCAGCCGCTGCGATCGGATGCTTTCAGATCGTTAACCATGGAATCTCTCAAGATTCGGTCGGATCGGTTTTGGTTGCCGCAACTGAAATATTCCGGCTATCACCGGAGAACAAAGCGATTGCGTCGAGGTCGTCTGGAAAATTGTACGGTTTCGAGGAATTCTCAGGCGATGAAGATGCATCTGATGGCGGAGATGCCTGTGAAGAATTCGTTTGGTTTAGAGACGATGGTTTGACATCGGTAATGGAGGGAATATGGCCGAATGGATATTCAAATTTCAG CCAGAGAATGGAGATCCTATCTAAGGCGATAGAGGAAGTGGCCATCAGAGTTCTGCAAGTGCTCTCGGGAAGTAACCTCAGAAACTCAACCAATGGAATTGAATCGGTGAAGGGGCTACATGAAAATGTTGGTTCAATCTGTTGCCTTTACAAGCATTGTAGAAACATCAATGCAGCAAATAAATGGTTGAGCTCTTTGAAATCTGACATTCTTCGAATGCTGATAAAAGGATCTGATTACTCTCATGCCTTGTGTGTTCATCTCTGTGATGGAGCTTCGGATTTTCATGTCTACTCAAAGAAAGGTTGGATGTCTTTCTGCCCAGAGAAAGATGCAATCATTGTCACAATTGGAGATCAATTGCAG GCATGGAGTGGTGGAAGATACAGGAACGTGATTGGGCGGCCAATTTTCAAAGTGGAAGAGGAGTCTATTTCACTGTCTTTCCTCATCTCTCCTGCAACCGTTGGTCAAACTTCCCAAAGGAACACAGAGAAGACCATTTCAGTTGGTCAACAAGCAATATTTGCCATCATCTTCACCCTTCTAGGTCACCTTTTTATCCACATATAtcagaaattttga
- the LOC122076878 gene encoding homeobox protein 12-like yields MPLYDCMLLLKPHVQKEAMMDLVARVGGHVYRRNGVLTNIKSFGTVQLGYGIRKLDGRHYQGQLMQMTMMATPNFNKELQYLNKEDRLLRWLLVKHRNTKYGLEFVGEDDGKGELYKLTRSRIYDEEIDDVDDDDDDDDDDEEYEVHEEQNNEN; encoded by the exons ATGCCGCTTTATGATTGTATGCTGTTATTGAAGCCCCATGTTCAGAAGGAGGCTATGATGGACTTGGTTGCTCGAGTAGGAGGACATGTTTACAGAAGGAATGGTGTTCTTACCAACATTAAATCTTTTGGTACAGTTCAGTTGGGTTATGGTATTAGGAAACTTGATGGAAGACATTACCAG GGTCAACTGATGCAGATGACAATGATGGCTACACCAAACTTCAACAAAGAGCTACAGTACCTGAATAAGGAAGATCGGCTACTTCGATGGCTTCTAGTGAAGCACAGGAATACCAAATATGGGCTGGAATTTGTGGGCGAGGACGATGGAAAGGGTGAGCTGTACAAGTTAACAAGGAGCAGAATATATGATGAAGAGATTGATGATgttgacgacgacgatgatgatgatgatgatgatgaggaataTGAGGTGCATGAAGAGCAGAACAACGAAAACTGA